A single genomic interval of Granulicella tundricola MP5ACTX9 harbors:
- a CDS encoding BrnT family toxin, which translates to MAMHSMLDGQRFVWDSDKAARNLAWHGVRFEQAREVFLDQLARYEDASPDEEARQACIGLTSEYRLLYVVHVVREGDVLRLISARLAERAERRRYEND; encoded by the coding sequence ATGGCTATGCATTCGATGCTCGATGGGCAGCGCTTTGTCTGGGATAGCGATAAGGCTGCTCGCAATCTGGCATGGCATGGCGTTCGCTTCGAGCAGGCTCGGGAGGTCTTTCTGGATCAACTGGCTCGGTATGAGGATGCCAGTCCTGACGAAGAGGCGCGGCAGGCGTGTATCGGTCTTACAAGCGAGTACAGATTGCTGTACGTCGTTCATGTAGTTCGGGAAGGTGATGTGCTCCGCCTTATCTCCGCGCGTCTTGCGGAACGGGCGGAAAGGAGACGCTATGAAAATGACTGA